The Bacillota bacterium genome includes the window TGCAGTCTGTCACCTCATCCCATAGATCACTCTTATACTTCGCCCTTAAACTCGCTATATATTGTGCCCCCTCCAGGCTCCATCTCATGCCCGGCTGCTTCATCCTCTGCTGGATAACCACCTTGTGGCCACTCTCTACAAAACCGCTTCCAATATAATATCCCCTAGATTCAAACTCCTTGTAACGCATGCGCTCCCTGTTAGCGCTTAGATAGTGGGGTAGGTTCACTACCCCTTTAGGTAACCCTTCTTTCGGCATCCTTCCCTCCGCTATCCTTATCGCCTCGTCAACACGTCCCTCATAAATATGCTCTACCACCTCTTTTACCCACCTCTTCTGGTTTACCTCATCCTCTGGATACAGGAACTTCGCAAACTCATTCACATTCTCACTCAAGTGATAGTAGTCCAGAATCTCGGCTTCGGCATCAGGGAATAGCTCAAAAGCGATGTTCCATATCCATGGCGCTCCATCCCCTATGATCACTACCTTCTTTATCTTCCCATAACCCCCTTTTACTGCCGCTGCCCATAGAAACTTCTTGAATTCTTCCGCTCTCCCGATGTAAGCTACATACCTCTTTCTCTGTATCCTCGACTTCTCCTTGCCGGCCTTCATGACATCCCTGTCCTTAAAGACCAGGCCCACCTTCACCTCTCTCCACGTCTGACCAGTCTCATCTTCGTCCCTGGTGTTCAATGATGACCCGTCCGTCAAAATATACAGGACCCCCTCTTCCTTCCTATCCTCTGGAATGTCCTCGATAGCTTTATGTTGGTTCTCATAGAGATATTCCGCCTCAGCTGCATCCTTCTCATATACCTTCTTGCCTACCTCTTCGGACACTACCTGTATACTCTTATGGCTTA containing:
- a CDS encoding ISKra4 family transposase — encoded protein: MYINFTISQKLKDVEGILRKFAEQAEAMLEKGELNVDSVEKLMEEAIFAFTKMTLDLGGAALSKVEPENNGEAYCPICGRKMIKSKADSLINILSIFGHIPIHRDYMHCRACGKGYGIIDEQIGINTDHRMTKGMIDLLAYTGQLLGSFDEGKKTIERFFKFLDLNISHKSIQVVSEEVGKKVYEKDAAEAEYLYENQHKAIEDIPEDRKEEGVLYILTDGSSLNTRDEDETGQTWREVKVGLVFKDRDVMKAGKEKSRIQRKRYVAYIGRAEEFKKFLWAAAVKGGYGKIKKVVIIGDGAPWIWNIAFELFPDAEAEILDYYHLSENVNEFAKFLYPEDEVNQKRWVKEVVEHIYEGRVDEAIRIAEGRMPKEGLPKGVVNLPHYLSANRERMRYKEFESRGYYIGSGFVESGHKVVIQQRMKQPGMRWSLEGAQYIASLRAKYKSDLWDEVTDCIAA